From the genome of Eucalyptus grandis isolate ANBG69807.140 chromosome 2, ASM1654582v1, whole genome shotgun sequence, one region includes:
- the LOC104434256 gene encoding protein MICRORCHIDIA 6-like isoform X1, giving the protein MKPSEVFQKVQLQKPNSLLEKQESGEERSSNALSTGHSESSVLDQAQSTLEDSGLSSTSTIGPAPLCRQFWKSGSYDNGHSTKISIQSGRNYLHVHPMFLHSNATSHKWAFGAIAELLDNAVDEIQNGATYVIIDKTLNPRDGSPALLIQDDGGGMDPEALRRCMSFGFSDKKEKSAIGQYGNGFKTSTMRLGADVIVFSRHMKDRVSTLSIGLLSYTFLMQTGHDRIVVPMVDYEFNASSGTLEMSRRYDKQHFKANLSLLLRWSPYSNEADLVKQFDDIGSHGTKVIIYNLWYNDDGKMELDFDAHPQDIRISGDIKKVETIPAWKQVNEQHIANQLHYSLRVYMSILYLRIPESFKIVLRGQNVEHHNIADDLKYIQYILYRPQTAGFVEGQVVTTIGFLKEAPHVNLHGFNVYYKNRLILPFWRVVTYTDSRGRGVVGVLEANFIEPTHNKQDFERTSLFQKLEVRLKEMTSEYWDYHCVLIGYQPKRKVRASVFAENSSHSVPHGGVEKPILLGQSSPSMTSISEALGEDSMNKGSGMKRKAVELTETKRANMQTAGGPGINDDWEVEEIQPIDIPGNQSNDVEAANMVQEHKKLLAKCSEYENSVKELSDKLARLRSELGEAQRDHSRLLAEALSLGSIKKEDNASMPSR; this is encoded by the exons ATGAAGCCTTCTGAAGTGTTTCAAAAAGTCCAGCTTCAGAAGCCCAATTCACTTCTTGAAAAACAAGAATCTGGAGAAGAGAGAAGCTCAAATGCTTTGAGTACTGGTCATAGTGAAAGCAGTGTGTTAGATCAGGCGCAGTCTACTCTGGAAGATTCAGGCCTTTCTTCAACGTCCACCATCGGTCCAGCACCACTGTGCCGGCAGTTTTGGAAATCTGGGAGCTATGACAATGGGCATAGTACCAAAATCTCAATTCAAA GTGGAAGAAACTATCTCCATGTCCACCCTATGTTCCTCCATTCAAATGCCACTTCACATAAGTGGGCCTTTGGGG CCATAGCAGAGTTGCTTGACAATGCAGTTGATGAG ATCCAAAATGGGGCCACATATGTTATTATAGACAAAACCTTAAATCCAAGGGATGGAAGCCCAGCATTGCTAATCCAAG ATGATGGTGGTGGAATGGACCCTGAAGCACTGAGGCGGTGTATGAGTTTTGGATTTTcagataaaaaagagaaatcagCTATTGGACAAT ATGGAAATGGCTTCAAAACGAGCACCATGAGACTTGGTGCAGACGTCATTGTCTTCAGCCGCCACATGAAGGATAG GGTGTCAACTCTGAGCATCGGCCTTTTGTCATATACATTCTTGATGCAAACAGGGCACGACAGGATTGTGGTTCCAATG GTTGACTATGAGTTTAATGCAAGCAGTGGGACTCTGGAGATGTCTCGTCGCTATGATAAACAACATTTCAAGGCAAACCTTTCCTTGTTGCTGCGGTGGTCTCCATACTCAAATGAAGCAGATCTTGTCAAGCAA TTTGATGACATTGGATCCCATGGAACAAAAGTTATCATTTATAATTTGTGGTACAATGATGATGGGAAAATGGAGTTAGACTTTGATGCCCATCCCCAG GACATCCGTATTAGTGGAGATATTAAGAAAGTCGAAACAATTCCTGCCTGGAAACAAGTAAATGAGCAGCACATTGCTAATCAACTCCATTATTCTCTTCGT GTATACATGTCCATTTTATACTTGCGAATAcctgaaagttttaaaatagtGCTCCGTGGTCAGAATGTGGAGCATCATAATATTGCAGATGATCTCAAATATATCCAATATATATTATACAGGCCTCAAACCGCTGGATTTGTGGAG GGTCAGGTTGTAACTACCATAGGATTTTTAAAGGAAGCTCCGCATGTGAACTTGCACGGGTTTAATGTGTATTACAAGAATCGACTGATACTG CCATTTTGGAGGGTTGTGACCTACACAGATAGCAGGGGTAGAGGTGTTGTTG GTGTTCTGGAAGCGAATTTTATCGAACCAACTCATAACAAGCAAGATTTTGAGAGAACTTCTCTTTTTCAGAAGCTGGAAGTTCGGTTGAAAGAAATGACGTCGGAATACTG GGACTATCATTGTGTATTGATTGGATATCAGCCTAAGAGGAAGGTTCGAGCATCGGTATTTGCAGAGAATTCATCTCATTCTGTTCCTCATGGTGGTGTTGAGAAGCCCATTCTATTGGGACAGAGTTCACCTTCTATGACTAGCATATCTGAAGCACTTGGTGAG GACTCAATGAATAAAGGGTCTGGTATGAAGCGCAAGGCGGTTGAGCTAACAGAAACTAAAAGGGCAAATATGCAGACGGCGGGAGGGCCTGGCATTAATGATGACTGGGAGGTCGAAGAGATACAG CCTATCGATATCCCTGGGAACCAGTCAAATGATGTGGAGGCTGCAAACATGGTGCAAGAACACAAGAAGCTACTTGCGAA ATGTTCGGAATATGAGAACAGCGTGAAGGAACTAAGCGACAAG TTGGCTCGGCTTAGAAGTGAACTAGGAGAAGCTCAGCGCGATCATTCTCGACTCTTGGCCGAAGCACTCTCTCTCGGCTCAATCAAGAAGGAAGACAATGCAAGTATGCCGTCTCGGTGA
- the LOC104417925 gene encoding protein MICRORCHIDIA 6: MVPRGVFRKVQLQMPKSLLEKQESGEERSSNALSTGKSGTSVLDQAQSALDDTGLSSMSTICPPPLNRQFWKSGSYHNEHSAKTSIQNGRNYLHVHPMFLHSNATSHKWVFGAIAELLDNAVDEIQNGAKFVIVDKTLNPRDGSPALLIQDDGGGMDPEALRQCMSFGFSDKKEKSAIGQYGNGFKTSTMRLGTDVIVFSRHVEDRVLTQSIGLLSYTFLMQTGQDRIVVPMVDYELNGSTGTLEMSRRFDREHFMANLSLLLQWSPYSNEADLVQQFDDIGSHGTKIIIYNLWFNDDGEMELDFDADPQDIRISGDIRKVETLPALKSVNEQHIANRLHYSLRVYLSILYLQMPESFKIVLCGQNVEHHNIADDLKYIEYILYRPQSAGFVEGEVVTTVGFLKEAPNLNIHGFNVYYKNRLILPFWRVVNYSTNLRGRGVAGVLEANFIEPTHNKQDFERTSLFQKLEVRLKEMTLEYWDYHCGLIGYQVSKKVRASVYAKNSSHSVPHGGHEKPILLGQSLPLTTSEAFGVAFRDESKQGSGMKRKAVKLTETERANMQTTGEGGFNGNWEIEEIQPVNIPDNRLKDEEAAKIVQEHKKLLAKCVEYEKSEKELSDKLAWLTSELGEAQREYSRLLGEARSLGPIKNENNSGYPEFSSTAGLIAESETLAPSQIS; this comes from the exons ATGGTGCCTCGTGGAGTATTTCGAAAAGTCCAGCTTCAGATGCCCAAATCACTTCTTGAAAAACAAGAATCTGGAGAAGAGAGAAGCTCGAATGCTTTAAGTACTGGTAAAAGTGGAACCAGTGTGTTGGATCAGGCGCAATCTGCTCTGGACGATACAGGCCTTTCCTCAATGTCCACCATCTGTCCGCCACCACTTAACCGGCAGTTTTGGAAATCTGGAAGCTACCATAATGAGCATAGTGCCAAAACCTCAATTCAAA ATGGAAGAAATTATCTCCATGTCCACCCTATGTTCCTTCATTCAAATGCCACTTCACATAAGTGGGTCTTTGGTG ccaTAGCTGAGTTGCTTGACAATGCAGTTGATGAG ATCCAAAATGGGGCCAAATTTGTTATCGTAGACAAAACCTTAAATCCAAGGGATGGTAGCCCAGCATTGCTAATACAAG ATGATGGTGGTGGGATGGACCCTGAAGCACTGAGGCAGTGTATGAGTTTTGGATTTTcagataaaaaagagaaatcagCCATCGGACAAT ATGGAAATGGCTTCAAAACCAGCACCATGAGACTTGGTACAGATGTCATTGTCTTCAGCCGTCATGTGGAAGATAG GGTTTTGACTCAGAGCATCGGCCTGTTGTCATATACATTCTTGATGCAAACAGGGCAGGACAGGATTGTGGTTCCAATG GTTGACTATGAGTTAAATGGAAGCACTGGGACTCTAGAGATGTCTCGTCGCTTTGATAGAGAACATTTCATGGCAAATCTTTCCTTATTGTTGCAGTGGTCTCCATACTCAAATGAGGCAGATCTTGTCCAGCAA TTTGATGACATCGGATCCCATGGTACCAAAATTATCATTTATAATTTGTGGTTCAATGATGATGGTGAAATGGAGTTAGACTTTGATGCCGATCCACAG GACATCCGTATTAGTGGAGATATTAGAAAAGTCGAAACACTTCCTGCCTTGAAATCAGTGAACGAGCAGCATATAGCTAATCGACTCCACTATTCTCTTCGT GTGTATTTGTCCATTTTGTACTTGCAAATGcctgaaagttttaaaatagtGCTCTGTGGTCAGAATGTGGAGCATCATAATATTGCAGATGATCTCAagtatattgaatatatattatacAGACCTCAAAGTGCTGGATTCGTGGAG GGTGAGGTTGTGACTACTGTAGGGTTTTTAAAGGAAGCTCCGAATTTGAACATCCACGGGTTTAATGTGTATTACAAAAATCGACTGATACTG CCATTTTGGAGGGTCGTGAACTATTCAACAAATCTCAGGGGTAGAGGTGTTGCTG GTGTTCTGGAAGCAAATTTTATTGAACCAACTCATAACAAGCAAGATTTTGAGAGAACTTCCCTTTTTCAGAAGCTGGAAGTTCGGTTGAAAGAAATGACGTTGGAATACTG GGACTATCATTGTGGACTGATTGGGTATCAGGTCAGTAAGAAGGTTCGAGCATCGGTATATGCAAAGAATTCATCTCATTCCGTTCCTCATGGTGGTCATGAAAAGCCCATTCTATTGGGACAGAGTCTACCTCTTACAACATCTGAAGCATTTGGTGTAGCATTCAGAGATGAGTCTAAGCAAG GGTCTGGTATGAAGCGAAAGGCAGTCAAGCTAACAGAAACTGAAAGGGCAAATATGCAGACAACAGGGGAAGGTGGCTTTAACGGCAATTGGGAAATCGAGGAGATACAG CCTGTTAATATTCCTGACAACCGGTTAAAAGATGAGGAGGCTGCAAAGATAGTGCAAGAACACAAGAAGCTACTAGCAAA ATGCGTGGAATATGAGAAGAGCGAGAAGGAGCTTAGCGACAAG TTGGCTTGGCTCACAAGTGAACTAGGAGAAGCTCAGCGCGAGTATTCTCGACTCCTGGGTGAAGCTCGATCTCTGGGCCCAATCAAGAATGAAAACAAT TCAGGCTATCCAGAATTCTCAAGCACCGCGGGCCTGATTGCGGAGAGTGAAACCTTAGCACCCTCTCAGATCTCTTAG
- the LOC104417915 gene encoding uncharacterized protein LOC104417915 → MALVTHQFQGSYVAIPSRHLSLSKVLTLKRCYVVGKTDRPLSLKHHVLLRVTSPRFSASRVKCLRISSFKGSAQNDESAGRANGTTSKSSVKLSYLPNESDENIVESPKAQNVPVSYTSEADESIGGSPAIQRLFRKWLTMLRTRSPGQLVDEISGEALPPSGVSETGTPVKERKQLIKVLWCHFWGLDAAIKIPFLIFAPLYLAINVTYGREVSKELTPLWILGPLLVALYVKLFRGLWALYLFTFKQTVKVVKNLPVYYLTAYQYVANGKLKEDVHSRVWQPVVDVKNLDYKELSRRKLKELQEWLLERYLDFIESIWPYYCRTIRFLKRANFI, encoded by the exons ATGGCATTGGTAACCCATCAATTTCAG GGTTCTTATGTGGCAATTCCCTCAAGACATTTATCCTTGAGCAAAGTGCTGACACTAAAGCGATGTTATGTGGTTGGGAAAACAGATAGACCGTTGTCCCTAAAGCATCATGTTCTTTTAAG AGTAACCTCTCCTCGTTTTTCTGCATCAAGGGTCAAATGTCTGAGGATTTCATCCTTTAAAGGCAGTGCCCAAAATGATGAATCAGCAGGCAGAGCCAATGGGACAACCTCCAAAAGTTCTGTTAAACTCTCTTACTTACCAAATGAGAGCGATGAGAACATAGTGGAATCACCAAAGGCACAGAATGTGCCAGTTTCTTATACATCTGAAGCAGATGAAAGCATTGGTGGCTCTCCTGCTATCCAAAGATTATTCAGGAAATGGCTGACAATGTTGCGCACAAGATCACCTGGTCAGCTAGTTGATGAAATTTCAGGAGAAGCCTTGCCTCCAAGTGGGGTAAGTGAAACAGGGACACCCGTAAAGGAAAGGAAACAGCTTATAAAAGTATTGTGGTGCCATTTTTGGGGTCTGGATGCAGCAATAAAAATTCCCTTTCTAATATT TGCTCCTTTGTACCTGGCTATTAATGTGACCTATGGGAGGGAAGTTTCAAAGGAGCTGACCCCTTTGTGGATCCTGGGGCCACTCCTCGTTGCCCTCTATGTCAAGCTGTTCCGAGGATTGTGGGCACTTTATTTGTTCACTTTCAAGCAGACAGTTAAAGTAGTTAAGAACTTGCCTGTGTACTACCTCACTGCTTATCAGTATGTCGCAAACGGGAAGCTAAAAGAAGACGTACATTCTCGTGTCTGGCAACCTGTGGTGGATGTAAAGAACTTGGACTACAAGGAGCTTTCTAGAAGGAAACTCAAAGAATTGCAAGAGTGGTTGCTGGAGAGGTATTTGGATTTTATTGAGTCGATATGGCCATATTACTGTAGAACAATTAGATTCTTAAAGAGGGCCAATTTCATTTGA
- the LOC104434256 gene encoding protein MICRORCHIDIA 6-like isoform X2 → MKPSEVFQKVQLQKPNSLLEKQESGEERSSNALSTGHSESSVLDQAQSTLEDSGLSSTSTIGPAPLCRQFWKSGSYDNGHSTKISIQSGRNYLHVHPMFLHSNATSHKWAFGAIAELLDNAVDEIQNGATYVIIDKTLNPRDGSPALLIQDDGGGMDPEALRRCMSFGFSDKKEKSAIGQYGNGFKTSTMRLGADVIVFSRHMKDRVSTLSIGLLSYTFLMQTGHDRIVVPMVDYEFNASSGTLEMSRRYDKQHFKANLSLLLRWSPYSNEADLVKQFDDIGSHGTKVIIYNLWYNDDGKMELDFDAHPQDIRISGDIKKVETIPAWKQVNEQHIANQLHYSLRVYMSILYLRIPESFKIVLRGQNVEHHNIADDLKYIQYILYRPQTAGFVEGQVVTTIGFLKEAPHVNLHGFNVYYKNRLILPFWRVVTYTDSRGRGVVGVLEANFIEPTHNKQDFERTSLFQKLEVRLKEMTSEYWDYHCVLIGYQPKRKVRASVFAENSSHSVPHGGVEKPILLGQSSPSMTSISEALAQDSMNKGSGMKRKAVELTETKRANMQTAGGPGINDDWEVEEIQPIDIPGNQSNDVEAANMVQEHKKLLAKCSEYENSVKELSDKLARLRSELGEAQRDHSRLLAEALSLGSIKKEDNASMPSR, encoded by the exons ATGAAGCCTTCTGAAGTGTTTCAAAAAGTCCAGCTTCAGAAGCCCAATTCACTTCTTGAAAAACAAGAATCTGGAGAAGAGAGAAGCTCAAATGCTTTGAGTACTGGTCATAGTGAAAGCAGTGTGTTAGATCAGGCGCAGTCTACTCTGGAAGATTCAGGCCTTTCTTCAACGTCCACCATCGGTCCAGCACCACTGTGCCGGCAGTTTTGGAAATCTGGGAGCTATGACAATGGGCATAGTACCAAAATCTCAATTCAAA GTGGAAGAAACTATCTCCATGTCCACCCTATGTTCCTCCATTCAAATGCCACTTCACATAAGTGGGCCTTTGGGG CCATAGCAGAGTTGCTTGACAATGCAGTTGATGAG ATCCAAAATGGGGCCACATATGTTATTATAGACAAAACCTTAAATCCAAGGGATGGAAGCCCAGCATTGCTAATCCAAG ATGATGGTGGTGGAATGGACCCTGAAGCACTGAGGCGGTGTATGAGTTTTGGATTTTcagataaaaaagagaaatcagCTATTGGACAAT ATGGAAATGGCTTCAAAACGAGCACCATGAGACTTGGTGCAGACGTCATTGTCTTCAGCCGCCACATGAAGGATAG GGTGTCAACTCTGAGCATCGGCCTTTTGTCATATACATTCTTGATGCAAACAGGGCACGACAGGATTGTGGTTCCAATG GTTGACTATGAGTTTAATGCAAGCAGTGGGACTCTGGAGATGTCTCGTCGCTATGATAAACAACATTTCAAGGCAAACCTTTCCTTGTTGCTGCGGTGGTCTCCATACTCAAATGAAGCAGATCTTGTCAAGCAA TTTGATGACATTGGATCCCATGGAACAAAAGTTATCATTTATAATTTGTGGTACAATGATGATGGGAAAATGGAGTTAGACTTTGATGCCCATCCCCAG GACATCCGTATTAGTGGAGATATTAAGAAAGTCGAAACAATTCCTGCCTGGAAACAAGTAAATGAGCAGCACATTGCTAATCAACTCCATTATTCTCTTCGT GTATACATGTCCATTTTATACTTGCGAATAcctgaaagttttaaaatagtGCTCCGTGGTCAGAATGTGGAGCATCATAATATTGCAGATGATCTCAAATATATCCAATATATATTATACAGGCCTCAAACCGCTGGATTTGTGGAG GGTCAGGTTGTAACTACCATAGGATTTTTAAAGGAAGCTCCGCATGTGAACTTGCACGGGTTTAATGTGTATTACAAGAATCGACTGATACTG CCATTTTGGAGGGTTGTGACCTACACAGATAGCAGGGGTAGAGGTGTTGTTG GTGTTCTGGAAGCGAATTTTATCGAACCAACTCATAACAAGCAAGATTTTGAGAGAACTTCTCTTTTTCAGAAGCTGGAAGTTCGGTTGAAAGAAATGACGTCGGAATACTG GGACTATCATTGTGTATTGATTGGATATCAGCCTAAGAGGAAGGTTCGAGCATCGGTATTTGCAGAGAATTCATCTCATTCTGTTCCTCATGGTGGTGTTGAGAAGCCCATTCTATTGGGACAGAGTTCACCTTCTATGACTAGCATATCTGAAGCACTTG CACAGGACTCAATGAATAAAGGGTCTGGTATGAAGCGCAAGGCGGTTGAGCTAACAGAAACTAAAAGGGCAAATATGCAGACGGCGGGAGGGCCTGGCATTAATGATGACTGGGAGGTCGAAGAGATACAG CCTATCGATATCCCTGGGAACCAGTCAAATGATGTGGAGGCTGCAAACATGGTGCAAGAACACAAGAAGCTACTTGCGAA ATGTTCGGAATATGAGAACAGCGTGAAGGAACTAAGCGACAAG TTGGCTCGGCTTAGAAGTGAACTAGGAGAAGCTCAGCGCGATCATTCTCGACTCTTGGCCGAAGCACTCTCTCTCGGCTCAATCAAGAAGGAAGACAATGCAAGTATGCCGTCTCGGTGA